AGCTCGCATCCCCCCCGCCCGCACCAGAATTCAGCCCACTCTCTCAACCCCAGGACCACCCAGGGCTCACTCAGCCCTGCTGTCCACACTCCCCCTCGCCGTGCTGTACCAGGGCACCCCCTGGCAGGCCATCGCCCTCGCCCGAGGCCCTCAGCATCCGACGGATGTCCCTCCACCCCAGGAGAACTGACAGCGCCTCCCGCACCTGCGCACCTCATGAGCTACCCACCCTCACCTCGTCGCCTCCTCATACGCCCTGATCTGCCCCCGGATCACGTCCAGGCTCCCCTCCCAGAAGTCGGGCGCGTGCAGGTCGATCCCAAAGCGGGCGGCAAGCGTCCGGGCGTCCGCGAGGCCGGTGCTCGACAGCAGATCGTCGTAGCGGGCCTGGAAGTCGGCCTCCCGCCCCTGTTCCTTCGCCCGCACGTACTGGGCATACAGGCCCAGGCCGAACAGCAACCCGAAGGTGTAAGGATAGTTGGAGAACATCCGCTTGTAGTAGTGCGGCTGAGCCGCCCACACGTAGGGGTGGAGGGTCGCCAGCGCGTCCCCGTAGGTCTCCCGCTGCGCCCAGGTCATCAGGTCGCACAGCTCCCCCGGCGTGAGTTCACGCTCGGCGCGCCCCTCGAACACGGCCCGCTCGAACAAGAAGCGAGCGTGAATGTCCACGACGACCAGCGCGTGACCATGTAACTGGGTTTCGAGGACGTACAGCCGCTCCTCCCCGGTCACCCGCTCCAGCGCGGCGTTCTGGATGGTCGTCTCGCAGAAGATGCTCGCCGTCTCCGCCAGGGTCATGGGCGTCTCGCGTTGCAGGGGGGTACGCGTGGATTTGAGCAGGTTGTGGTAACCGTGCCCGAGTTCGTGCGCGAGGACGGAGGCGCTTCGAAGGCTGGGGGAGTAATTGAGCAGGATGCGGCTGGCGTCGCCCGACCAGATCATGCAGGAGGCCCCGCCAACCTTGCCTGGGCGAGGTCCAGCGTCAACCCAACCCTCGCGGAGGGCGCGGGCCGCGAAGTCCCCCAGCCGGTCGGAGTACGCGCGGAATTGACGTTCCACGAACTGGATGCCCGCCTCATACGTCCATTCGGTCTCCGTGCGCCCGAGTGGCGCGGAGAGATCCCACCAATCCAGCCGCGTCTTGCCCAGCGCGCGGGCCTTGGCGACGAAGTAGCGCCGGAAGTCGGGAAAGGACCGTACCACCACCCCCTGCATCGCCTCCAGCGTCTCGCGGTCGATGCCGTGCGCGAGCAGGCTGGGGGCCACGCTGTCCGGGAACCCCCGGCGGGTGCTCAGGGTCCCCTCCTCCCCCTTCACCCCGTTCAGCGCGGCGGCCAGGACGACCTCGGCGTCCTTCCAGACTTTGAGTTCCGCGTCGAAGGCGCCTTTGCGCACCTCCTCCTCGGGGTCGGTGGCGAGGGCGCGCAGGGCGGTGATGGGCAACAGCTCGCCCCGGTACTCGCCCGTGAGCTGGCTCGTCACGTTGCCGTGGAGCTTGGCCCATCCCCCCGCCCCGCTGGGCTGCAGCCGGGCGGCGAGGTCTTCCTCCTGGGGGGTCATCTGGTGCCGGGCGTACTCCACACTCCGGCGGATCAGGTGCTCGTGCGCGCGGGCCGCGTCGGAGGCGGCGAGGAGCGCCTCCACGTCCTGCTCGCCCAGCCAGGCGGTCAGGCGCGAGCGCAGGGGACCCAGCGGCAGGCTCAGCGTGATGACCTCCCCCATCCGCTGCTGGGCCAGGGCGTTTCGGCTGTCCGTCCTCACGAAGGCCGAGGTGAACCCGCGCAGCCGGATAAGAAGGATCAGCACCTCGTTCAGCCCGCCAAGGG
This sequence is a window from Deinococcus aestuarii. Protein-coding genes within it:
- a CDS encoding M3 family oligoendopeptidase, which codes for MSTVELGASELPRWRTDDLYAGLDDPHLTADLAELRERMRELETAFDVLGVRQGGQMATQESLAQALGGLNEVLILLIRLRGFTSAFVRTDSRNALAQQRMGEVITLSLPLGPLRSRLTAWLGEQDVEALLAASDAARAHEHLIRRSVEYARHQMTPQEEDLAARLQPSGAGGWAKLHGNVTSQLTGEYRGELLPITALRALATDPEEEVRKGAFDAELKVWKDAEVVLAAALNGVKGEEGTLSTRRGFPDSVAPSLLAHGIDRETLEAMQGVVVRSFPDFRRYFVAKARALGKTRLDWWDLSAPLGRTETEWTYEAGIQFVERQFRAYSDRLGDFAARALREGWVDAGPRPGKVGGASCMIWSGDASRILLNYSPSLRSASVLAHELGHGYHNLLKSTRTPLQRETPMTLAETASIFCETTIQNAALERVTGEERLYVLETQLHGHALVVVDIHARFLFERAVFEGRAERELTPGELCDLMTWAQRETYGDALATLHPYVWAAQPHYYKRMFSNYPYTFGLLFGLGLYAQYVRAKEQGREADFQARYDDLLSSTGLADARTLAARFGIDLHAPDFWEGSLDVIRGQIRAYEEATR